The genomic window AATCTCCTCATGGGGGGGATTTTATACACAAACTGTCACGTCATCGCACGCTTTCGAATGCGTTCGAACGACATTCCCCAAACCTGAAGGAGGCAGGTGTTGGATTACAATCTGACTGATTTATGacagaaaagtacaaaataaaccATTTTTTCTGTTTCTGCAAGTGAGGAATGGGAATAGCCATCAACATTGTATAGCAATATGCAGAAACGTTTGGCAGATCGGGGGAAGGTAATACCTGCGAGAAGCTGGGCTCCGTGAAACCCTCCGGGGTTTGGGGAAAGTCGTTCGACCGTATTCCATTCTTAACGGACATGCTTGATGACATAGACAATTTGCGTATAAAATCCTCCCTATGACGAAATTAGTTTGTGTCATTCAAATTGGTCTATCAACCCAACCCCCAAGTATTACTACTTGTCAACTGAAGGCTGTATTACAGTCTTGAAACATTGAGATCACGATGTCTGAGAAGGAGAAAATGATAGAAACAAAACCATTCAAAGATTTCATCTGGCAAGAAAACAGCTTTACAGTACTATAATTTCCTGTTTTGGGTTGATAAATATCAATAATGCATGTAGATGTCTGTTCAGTATTCAGATTGCACTGTCAGTCATTACATTCTCTACATTGCATACCAGCCAGTGACACAACACAAGACAAAAGACACACACAGCATATAATAGAACATTGCAGTATACAAGGGTTAGTACGACCACTGAGGGGACTGATGAAATCtgatctacattgtatgtactagtacatgtgtacatgtagacaggtggtcactatagacaggatttttaatgcttgtgtcaacaGAAAAAATTCTCTAAGGGACAACCAAaaagtcacattggccaggtagtccttatgtagaggtcaAAGAAGTCACCGGGCATGATTTATGCACAGTATACACAGTACCGTAGTAAACTTTTTGAATATGGTAACAAATGTTGCTACAGCAATTCATATAGTGATGCCAGGTCAAGAagtgtttttttcctgttatgTTTCAGATGTGTCCCTGTCATTTCGCTCCGAGGATCATCAACGAAATGTACCACCAGGGCTTCAGCCCCGCCATTGTCCCCCACCCAGCTTCCACCGCTTCCCAGTGAACCTCCCACCAGCAGGGCACCTGTACCTGAGAAGAGAAATGGGCCATCAAAACCTCCTCTGGAAGAGCTGTATTCCCAGGTATTTGTTACCTGCGCCAGAAGGTTACAAAGACAACTATATAACATGATAACATaaggatacacacacacacacacacgcttgctatgtaaatgtattttcaagTTCCCCCCATTTTCTATAGTGACTACTTGAATTGTTTCTTTTTCGTGCAATGTTTTCTTCCTGATGCTTGAAATTATTAACAAATGGGATAAATCTATATAAAGAAAAACTACACGACTCACgattttcaaaaatgtatacCTTACCCAAAAGAATGATAAGATTACACAGTAAAGGTGCTGTTTCAGAGTGATCCCCCAACAGAATATTCATTGGATTATTAATATTGAGATAAAgccctgttgttttgtttaacgatggacggtagtttcaaattgcaatattacagtatcagcaggactagagagaaaatataacatttacatgtatagcataAGTGACAAAAGTTATCTATGATATTGgcagaataacaaaaaaaaaatggtgtcttgtcttgccagattggtttcaattcaCTCCCGGTATTAGCTGAACTAATGTTACTTGACATTGTATACTCCCTTAAAAGActtgattcatgtcactttagatcaatggattgacttaaaACTCAGGATTTGTAAATTGGAGACCACCCTAGCTAACACATTTCTGGCACATcaagataactatttttgattcccatgtatttccatgtacttgtttgtctgcaattagccttcaggcatgaACTTGCAGTAAAGTTATTTTATCAAGTTGTGTTTTTACCCTTCAGGTCCAGAAGTCCAGGCCCGTCAGTAACAGTAAGATCCCCCCAGCTCCTGCCACACCTCGCCAGCTCTACATCGTCAGACATGGGGAGAGGGTAGACGTCGTGTTTGGGAAGAGATGGATGAACTCCTGTTTTGTGAACGGTAAATGATGCCCAGTCCATGTAcacaggactgtctccagcacCCGTCCCTCCATCTTGGAATAGAAATTTTCCTGTTGGTGCGTGGTACAAAAATTTGACCCCATCTGTCCAAAAAATGTGGATTTCATGAGATgagactgatgaaaatgtattttcagaaGTTCAAGacgacagatttaacaacaaaagtcATCaaaatgggctcccaaacaatgattaGAGATGGGACAGAaacaaattcaaagctggagacagccctgcacatacagtcaaacctggccagcCAAcaacctggcacagccaaccacccCCTGTCATAGACTACCGGAACATAATTGAAACAGTCCCATTCAATTTTACACCGTTAAGACCTTCTGCGCTGCCAACCAATCATTTTACCCTACCAGTAAccacttttttgttgttttcaacaacaaaaattgattgacagtacTGTAGCACCTAGCCCAGCAGTGGCCATGTTTAAATGAGGATTTCTGCACTGTCTGTAGATTGAAATTCCTttgtgttttatgtttgcagttgaaacaattctgtagtacagtgatTTAATTAAAGATCGAAAAAGTCATCTTCGGGAAAACGGAGAAAACGAAACCTTTGCacacatttaaagatttacagttatTTTCAATTATCATCCTtgaaaacagcaaaaacaactATCTGTTTTATGAGACATTTAAAGTTTGTGGTTAGATAGCAATGTCTGATGTACAGATATCTTGTTTGTTCACTGACAGGTGAATACAGTCAGAAGGACCTGAACCTTCCCAGAAAACTACCCAGCAGAGAAGGCAGCCCTTTGAGTTTTGCAGAGGACAGCCCTCTAACTGAGATGGGCTGGTTCCAGGCACGACTTACAGGTACCTGTCCTTACATGAATGAGCTGTCTGCCTGCAGAAGAAGGTCTTGATGCCTTTTGTCCAAAATCATGTGAAAGTTCCGTTGATGAAGCCTAAACATTGTAAGCTTGTATGATATTACTAAGACTTCTCAGGAGATACTATGAATAAAGTGAGAAGTTAACAAATATTTCACTGACTCCGAGGTATTTGAGCTCTTTGATTCCTTGTTTGATGATgaaaatttttttccaaacaggTGAGGCTATGAAGAGAGCAGGTGTGCACATCCGCCAGGTGTACTCCTCCCCATCTCTCAGGTGTGTGCAGACTGCTGATGCCATACTGGATGGTAGgtgcttttttctgtttttcgcGATATGTAAAATCACTTTCTTTTGTAAAAGGGGGTCGTTTATGTTTTCACTTGCTGTCACATGATACTGATCCACCCAGTGTTTATATAGTTAAAATCCTTTCCACACCTTTTGGTGTATacctccatttctatagcccttccAGGCCACTACAGCAAGGGACCACCTACTGGTTGTGGTGTGTACTTAACTCCCATACCATTTCTCTAAAtgataagcagagaaagcagcaaGAGGGCCACTTGCCAATAATGGCTATGTGCAGTTATGATGAATTGAATATAAATTCATTGGGAATATTTTGGAGACAAAATTTTGCTTTAgatagaaagcaaaacatcaaaTGTGTGTATTCTCATTAAACCCAATGGTTAAGCctaactcatgaatgagaccctATTCTGGTTTCAGCTCTAGGGCTCAAGCCAGCCATGCAGATCCATGTTGAGCCGGGTCTGTTTGAGTGGTTTCACTTCTACAAGACCAGCGGGCTCCCAAAGTTAATGACAATGAAGGAGTTTCTGGACTTTGGCCTGAATGTAGACGCCACCTATCACCCCATTGTTCCAGTATCGGACTGGTCTTTCACCGAGGATATAGCACAATACTACCGGCGTAACCACGCTGTTGTCAAGTCAGTCCTGGGATCCACAGGTCAGCATATTCATCTATGTGTACGGTATTTtcaatgtgtttgtttatctgtttgtttgtgtttctgcagttCTTTTCATATGTAATACATAAttattatatgtacatgttggaCTGTCTCACCACAGAGTGGCAGGATGTGAAGGACAAGTGCTGTGGGAGTGTTACAAAGTACAGTTCATGATTGGTAAAATAAGCCATTTATCAACCTCATGTTACAGTTGACAgccattccaggtcatggggtcaatggaagaggctacttatTCGCAGGGAGGTAGTCTGGAAGGATAggtgtgaaaaaatgtgaattgATTTTGATAATATTAGTATTTATTTTGCTTTCTGTACAAGTTACTTGGACTGAATTTTgctgtagaaggggaaaggaatTTTTCATGGTTCGCGGTTGAAACTATTCTATAGTACAgcagtaatacattggaaatgcatattcgcgGTGAATTCTCAGTGGAGATGTCACTGCGATaacccacaaaaataaaaccaccgcaaacattttgagATTCACAGTACTTCCATTTGATACCAACCTTGTACCGATTCTCAGAGGGTAACACACTGATCTGCGCACACGCGGGCTCGCTGGACAGCTGCTCGCGCCACCTGCAGGGGCTGTCCGCACGGACGCAGCGGGAGGCGGTCAAGCTGATGGTGAAGATACCATACTGCGGCATGGCGGTGTACCAGGAGGTGAAGGAGGCTGGAATCTGGGACCAGGTGGAGCCCCCCATACCCACCCTCACACACTCACCCAACCACAAGTTTGACTGGAGGGTGCTGCAGTCATAAAGTCACCTGCCAGGGGTCACTATTATACCAGTATTCATATATCAGTATTTGTGCCTGTCCTGAAGCAAAGAATCAATCTAACCTGTAGCCCCAACCAACCttcgtcaaaatgtagaaaagcaaaataaaaacatcaaaatgcaaatatttgatgggcATGCAGCCATCATTGGTTGAGATGAGTTTATATTACCCCGCAAGTTTATATGAACTAACGCTAACTTCCTAAaatattggtacatgtacaacatgtaaaacTGCAATAAGAGTCtatgatatatctatatctacatgtatatgaaaacaTAATATCATGTTACATAATCATCTGAAAGAAATTCATTTTGTAATGGTTGTCAAAGATATCCACAAAGGGATTAGCTATTGCAATCCTTATTGTCAAGACATGATGTGAAtgccacatgtacatgacacaAAGTATGGttatggatttttttttgaGGGACCTTGACTGCTTTTCTTATCAGATATCTTGTACCCAAATTTTAGCTTCATGGAtctttcatgttatttttgtagGGCTATGATATCTAAATCTTTAtggtttttatcttttttttttgtcatgagAGTGTTACCTTTCAGACTGTTATGGACAAGGTATATATGGACATTTGTAGACCTCTGTATATTCTGGTATATGGAATGATTGTTCGAGCTATCCAAATAAATGGGACTAATCAAGTGTAAATAGATCTTAATGAGTTAACTTGGAGTAAACATTTTGGTAAATGGTGCCATAATATCACAAATATTCCACTTCCATATTAGATATGATTGTTATAAAGCAACTTCTGTGTCATCTGTTATcatttacatgttttacaatGAAATCATTTCTGACCAAAATGGATTTTAGAGAGAAATTCATTATCATTCCAGTGCCATGGTTTTAAGACCAATTCTTAGAaaagcattttctttttttccacattGGTCTGTTGAAGAATATCTAACGTCCTCCCGCACCAGACGGCGCatagggtggcgcccatcttcGTTTCGGCAGCCCTTCGGCCACagaactttgtgcaatcactacagcagggggctagtccactggtagtggtgtgtgttaaactaccatactctttcccaaatgctgagtactaagcagagaaagcagtatgttccatttttaaagtctttggtatgactcggccagggttcaaactcacgacctaccataTGCAAGGTGACCACTccacccactaggccattgcaccggtttttCTGTTGAAGAATAGCTGGGGAAAAGTTGTACATACATTTTCTACTACTTTTGACCATATCATGTTCCTACAAAAGCTTTGCACATATTATTGCAAGCTAACGATGGTATATATTTTATACGTGCTTAAACAGACAGTGTTGTTGCCTCTGTACATGCTCAAGATGGGTGCAACTatagaagatacatgtattatggaaAATATGATGATGGCAATGTATTCTTTTATGCATTTATTCTTAAACATGAATCTTTAGACATCTGTCATACTATCTTATGGCAATGAAAGCAAAATTCCGATGAAAGTGATATTCATGATTACTATTAATGCTTTAAATTTTActgtgttttaattttgcggttgaaacaattctgttgtacagtagtaaTTCATTGGAAATGCATACTCGCAGTGTCATCAATTTGTGtttgagaggtcaccacaaTAACAGCAAAAATAGAATAACTCTGAAAGTTTGAAGACTTAAAATAAGTTAATGAGGGTTTGCAATGATGCATTCTAATTGTACAATAGTCTGCAGGTGTGGAATGCATATAATCCTGAAAGTGTCCATAGACTAAATATATTGAAATGCAGAATCAGCTGAAAAAAGATATTCTTAGTTACAATTGTAATATCATCTGTTTGCATTTTTATCCGCTGCCACTTGCAAAAGGTATTCTATTAAACAACGGATAAAGTTGGTTTTGTTTGGTTTCCTTGTGTGCGTGTGGTGCTTAGCTACGACAGAAATATTACTGCAATGGAATTGGAAAATGATTTTGATTGGAGTGACCTGTTTTCAGCACAAATTATAGGCCTGGCTAGTCTTGTGTTCAGCAGGTCTGTCTGGTCATGCGTgactggtgttcagcaccaaggacagacctgaCTTGTTGTGTGTgactggtgttcagcaccaaggacaggcctgatTGGTTGTGTGTGGCTGTTATTCAGCAGCAAGTACAGGCCAAAACTGCCATGTGTggctggtgttcagcaccaaggacaggtctgacTGGCTGTGTGTggctggtgttcagcaccaaggacaggccttaCTAGTTGTGTGTGACTggtgttcagaaccaaggacaggcctgatTGGTTGTGTGTggctgttattcagcaccaaggacaggcccaAACTGCTGTGTCTgactggtgttcagcaccaaggacgggacTTATTGTGTGTGGCTGGtattcaacaccaaggacaggccttaCTGGTTGTGTGTgactggtgttcagcaccaagaacaggacTGACTGGTTGTGTTTGACTTGTGTTCAGCATCAAGAACAGTCCTGTCTGGTCATGTGTGACTGGTGTTCAGTATCAAGGACGGGACTGACTGGTTGTATTgactggtgttcagcaccaaggacaggcctgacTAGTCAAGTTTGATGTggtattcagcactaaggacagacctGGATGGTTTTATGTGactgttgttcagcaccaaggacagctatgACTGGTGGgactggtgttcagcaccaaggacaggtctgacTTGTCAAATTTGATGGTgtttagcactaaggacagtcCTGCCTGGTTGTGTGTGACTGGTGTTTACCACCAAGGACCGGTCTGActggtgttcagcacaaaggacaggtctGACTGGTGAGACTGGTGTTAAGTGCCGGTAACACCCTATCATCAACTTTCTTTCTTCAGCAAATCAATGGTAGCATCAGGAATATGTGAGTAACCTATTTTTTATTGTTATGGACACCCTTCAGCAACCAATGGCACCAAAATTAGATTCATCATCTTAGTGCTAAAAGTAGAACATACCATCCGGCTTACAGGATATTaaaatttttacaaataggaACTCTGAAATGGCCAGTCTAGCAATAGACAAAACACCCGATATATATTGAAATATTTAATTCATCTTCCATAGCACAGGTCTTGGCTATTACAAATTTATACACATTCTGtgaaatataaatgtatatggCCTAAGTGACGTGACTGTATCTACAAATTAGAGATATCCCTACTTTATGTCCATCTGAAAGTGCTTGAGTTCTTTAGTGTACACATTTGGCCATG from Branchiostoma lanceolatum isolate klBraLanc5 chromosome 4, klBraLanc5.hap2, whole genome shotgun sequence includes these protein-coding regions:
- the LOC136432219 gene encoding ubiquitin-associated and SH3 domain-containing protein B-like, with translation MAEADREFFDRSGLAATIARNVCNLDVLLNMGFPKERAEKALAATGDRSVQLASDWIFAHVDDSSLDEDVPREYVLFACPTGPLVTQLEEYSEKTLVHCGRNGSHNSFPHVTLCSFFSVSDATVPKVVHAVLTTAGRVRGMEVPAKVSLDFYSSSSFVGLFVDDRSAAFLRNVSQEFASEVLKTTGIEVKAHKKQLHITLAYQFNPSQQKKLEELAKDIDTSMPAQWDLRLYSRDTRRAKSDVLRVVHPLPPSNDDELELVRGDYIYLEPDELVSSSDGWLRGVSWLTGCAGLFPGNYTEKAAETDTWTLHRCVPVISLRGSSTKCTTRASAPPLSPTQLPPLPSEPPTSRAPVPEKRNGPSKPPLEELYSQVQKSRPVSNSKIPPAPATPRQLYIVRHGERVDVVFGKRWMNSCFVNGEYSQKDLNLPRKLPSREGSPLSFAEDSPLTEMGWFQARLTGEAMKRAGVHIRQVYSSPSLRCVQTADAILDALGLKPAMQIHVEPGLFEWFHFYKTSGLPKLMTMKEFLDFGLNVDATYHPIVPVSDWSFTEDIAQYYRRNHAVVKSVLGSTEGNTLICAHAGSLDSCSRHLQGLSARTQREAVKLMVKIPYCGMAVYQEVKEAGIWDQVEPPIPTLTHSPNHKFDWRVLQS